The genomic region TGCGGCGGGGATATGGCGTTCAAACGCAATCCCCTGTGCAAGGGCCTTCTTATGCGCCTTTTTCAGCTTGGCACGGAAGTTTGCCGAACGCCGGGAAAGGTAGCCGTCCATTCCTCCTGCCAGTGAGGCGCTCCGCTGCAGGGAACAGGGCTGTTCAAGAAAGCGGCAGTATCGGCCTGTTTTCCGGTAAAGCCCCGGGAGAAGAGCGTTGCCTGTTTCCAGGCCGCTTATGAGAAATGCGGGCGGAAGAGAACCCGGACTGCGGAGAAAAAGATTCATGGCGCGGATAAGCAGTTCTTCCGCATCCGGGCCGAGAAGCGGGCAGCCGGAAATCCAGTGCGCTTCCAGCGGTACGAAGATGGGCCTTGCGTCGGCCAGAGTCATTTCCGCAAAAGCCATGATGTTTTCCTCTTCTTCCTGAATCAGCAGGCGGCGCGAAGGATAGAAGGCATCGTGAAAGGCAAGCTGCCAGGCAGGCGTACAGCTGAAAGGGTCGGGTCTTCCCGAACGGCCGGCCGCTTCCGTCCAGCGGGCAACAAGCTCCGGGTTCCAGTACAGAGAACCGTGGGGCAGAGTGAGAAAATCAAGAGTGGAAGGCATTGTTTTTACCGGAAACAGAGCGTGGATCTGC from Mailhella massiliensis harbors:
- a CDS encoding GNAT family N-acetyltransferase — protein: MPSTLDFLTLPHGSLYWNPELVARWTEAAGRSGRPDPFSCTPAWQLAFHDAFYPSRRLLIQEEEENIMAFAEMTLADARPIFVPLEAHWISGCPLLGPDAEELLIRAMNLFLRSPGSLPPAFLISGLETGNALLPGLYRKTGRYCRFLEQPCSLQRSASLAGGMDGYLSRRSANFRAKLKKAHKKALAQGIAFERHIPAAPEEADKLYLRMLAVEEQSWKGLEHCGMAESPSREFYHAMIRRLSLYGGARVMFATYEGRDIGFIFGGLAGTCYRGQQFSYAADWKAFSIGDLLQREQILWLCEEGVLRYDMGMSDHPSMAYKRHWAEQEQTLQAFLLIPGRV